One genomic region from Homo sapiens chromosome 19 genomic patch of type NOVEL, GRCh38.p14 PATCHES HSCHR19KIR_0019-4656-A_CTG3_1 encodes:
- the KIR3DL1 gene encoding killer cell immunoglobulin-like receptor 3DL1 isoform 2 precursor (isoform 2 precursor is encoded by transcript variant 2 (alternate allele); The RefSeq protein has 13 substitutions compared to this genomic sequence) — protein MLLMVVSMACVGFFLVQRAGPHVGGQDKPFLSAWPSAVVPRGGHVTLRCHYRHRFNNFMLYKEDRIHVPIFHGRLFQESFNMSPVTTAHAGNYTCRGSHPHSPTGWSAPSNPVVIMVTGNHRKPSLLAHPGPLVKSGERVILQCWSDIMFEHFFLHKEGISKDPSRLVGQIHDGVSKANFSIGPMMLALAGTYRCYGSVTHTPYQLSAPSDPLDIVVTGPYEKPSLSAQPGPKVQAGESVTLSCSSRSSYDMYHLSREGGAHERRLPAVRKVNRTFQADFPLGPATHGGTYRCFGSFRHSPYEWSDPSDPLLVSVTGNPSSSWPSPTEPSSKSGNPRHLHILIGTSVVIILFILLLFFLLHLWCSNKKNAAVMDQEPAGNRTANSEDSDEQDPEEVTYAQLDHCVFTQRKITRPSQRPKTPPTDTILYTELPNAKPRSKVVSCP, from the exons ATGTCGCTCATGGTCGTCAGCATGGCGTGTGTTG GGTTGTTCTTGGTCCAGAGGGCCGGTCCACACATGG GTGGTCAGGACAAACCCTTCCTGTCTGCCTGGCCCAGCGCTGTGGTGCCTCGAGGAGGACACGTGACTCTTCGGTGTCACTATCATCATAGGTTTAACAATTTCATGCTATACAAAGAAGACGGAATCCACATTCCCATCTTCCATGGCAGAATATTCCAGGAGAGCTTCAACATGAGCCCTGTGACCACAGCACATGCAGGGAACTACACATGTCGGGGTTCACACCCACACTCCCCCACTGGGTGGTTGGCACCCAGCAACCCCGTGGTGATCATGGTCACAG GAAACCACAGAAAACCTTCCCTCCTGGCCCACCCAGGTCCCCTGGTGAAATCAGGAGAGAGAGTCATCCTGCAATGTTGGTCAGATATCATGTTTGAGCACTTCTTTCTGCACAAAGAGGGGATCTCTAAGGACCCCTCACGCCTCGTTGGACAGATCCATGATGGGGTCTCCAAGGCCAATTTCTCCATCGGTCCCATGATGCTTGCCCTTGCAGGGACCTACAGATGCTACGGTTCTGTTACTCACACCTCCTATCAGTTGTCAGCTCCCAGTGATCCCCTGGACATCGTGGTCACAG GTCCATATGAGAAACCTTCTCTCTCAGCCCAGCCGGGCCCCAAGGTTCAGGCAGGAGAGAGCGTGACCTTGTCCTGTAGCTCCCGGAGCTCCTATGACATGTACCATCTATCCAGGGAGGGGGGAGCCCATGAACGTAGGCTCCCTGCAGTGCGCAAGGTCAacagaacattccaggcagattTCCCTCTGGGCCCTGCCACCCACGGAGGGACCTACAGATGCTTTGGCTCTTTCCGTCACTCTCCCTACGAGTTGTCAGACCCGAGTGACCCACTGCTTGTTTCTGTCACAG GAAACCCTTCAAGTAGTTGGCCTTCACCCACAGAACCAAGCTCCAAATCTG GTAACCCCAGACACCTGCATGTTCTCATTGGGACCTCAGTGGTCATCatcctcttcatcctcctcctcttctttctccttcatctCTGGTACTCCAACAAAAAAA ATGCTGCTGTAATGGACCAAGAGCCTGCAGGGAACAGAACAGCCAACAGCGAG GACTCTGATGAACAAGACCCTCAGGAGGTGACATACGCACAGTTGGATCACTGCGTTTTCACACAGAGAAAAATCACTCGCCCTTCTCAGAGGCCCAAGACACCCCCTACAGATACCATCTTGTACACGGAACTTCCAAATGCTAAGCCCAGATCCAAAGTTGTCTCCTGCCCATGA